A region from the Serinibacter arcticus genome encodes:
- a CDS encoding ABC transporter ATP-binding protein: MTTAPTAELDEAVPGSAPTPPVIDLRGLSRSFPGDPPVVALRPTDLVLAEGDYLSIVGPSGSGKSTLLNLLGLLDRPTAGEYFIDGEPSHTVSERRRTALRAGRIGFVFQSFHLLPHRTVLENVMLATIYAGVPRAERYPRAVAALERVHLEHRLTFRPPTLSGGERQRVAVARAVVTSPRLLLADEPTGNLDSTTSGEVLDLFDELHRDGLTLAVITHDEDVAARAERSVRITDGRLEVLR; the protein is encoded by the coding sequence GTGACGACCGCTCCGACGGCCGAGCTCGACGAGGCAGTCCCTGGGTCGGCCCCGACACCGCCCGTCATCGACCTGCGCGGCCTGTCCCGCTCGTTCCCGGGAGACCCACCCGTCGTCGCGCTCCGGCCGACCGACCTCGTCCTGGCGGAGGGCGACTACCTCTCGATCGTCGGGCCCTCCGGCTCGGGCAAGTCGACGCTGCTGAACCTGCTCGGCCTGCTCGACCGGCCGACCGCCGGGGAGTACTTCATCGACGGCGAGCCCAGCCACACCGTGTCCGAGCGCCGCCGGACGGCCCTGCGCGCCGGCCGGATCGGATTCGTGTTCCAGTCCTTCCACCTGCTCCCGCACCGCACGGTGCTCGAGAACGTCATGCTCGCCACGATCTACGCGGGCGTTCCACGCGCGGAGCGCTACCCGCGCGCCGTCGCCGCCCTCGAGCGCGTGCACCTCGAGCACCGGCTCACGTTCCGCCCGCCGACGCTCTCGGGCGGCGAGCGTCAGCGCGTGGCCGTCGCGCGCGCCGTCGTCACCAGCCCGCGGCTCCTGCTCGCGGACGAGCCGACCGGCAACCTCGACTCCACGACCTCGGGCGAGGTGCTCGACCTGTTCGACGAGCTGCACCGCGACGGCCTCACCCTCGCCGTCATCACCCACGACGAGGACGTCGCCGCGCGCGCGGAGCGCTCGGTGCGGATCACCGACGGTCGCCTGGAGGTGCTGCGGTGA